A window from Podospora bellae-mahoneyi strain CBS 112042 chromosome 1 map unlocalized CBS112042p_1, whole genome shotgun sequence encodes these proteins:
- the ZRT1 gene encoding high-affinity Zn(2+) transporter zrt1 (COG:P; EggNog:ENOG503NWTS), translated as MFQSLPAIRASLLYGLLAAPSLSLVSASPSPIDARHVVTDPARIVAQATVTAVSECHAHGTNYYCQAGVTEFRIVGSETAASYTDCHPHGAKTYCVGPKSDEVEIVLAAATAPAVTASPTATGSSSLTAVSACHLHGSELLCMHGATEYKVHTTVTATATQDLPAQFTGCHAHGAETYCNGPTGEEVEITLATAEEDHDDHGHEDSEELDCHFHAGVEHCVGKGGEKVANTCERTQRDYNIKLRVGLLFVMLATSSIGVFTPILISSFVSPNHIVFTILRQFGTGVIISTAFVHLYTHAVLMFQNECLGKLQYEATASAILMAGIFLSFLIEYLGVRFVQWHQAKQQAHKAVSSDGEQQGPAPGKTDMVNITVLEAGVIFHSLLIGLTVVVAGDSFFGTLFAVIVFHQMFEGIALGTRIAALGHPSAATAHSGVHGHGHGPGHAHYHPEPKPAAEIAPAGEIVAHAPKEGHDHEHGHDYLALPDAHKTAKSGSVSSSENSTTAGELTPHVSMFKKLMLALAFALVTPIGMGIGIGVLHTFNGNDPSTIIAIGTLDAFSAGILVWVGVVEMWAHDWMLGGEMTNSGPLKTALGLISMVVGLAVMSLLGKWA; from the exons ATGTTTCAAAGCCTGCCTGCCATACGGGCGTCGTTGCTCTATGGACTGTTAGCCGCTCCATCTCTTAGCCTCGTCTCAGCAAGCCCTTCACCAATCGACGCCCGTCATGTCGTGACAGATCCTGCCAGAATAGTTGCGCAAGCAACCGTCACTGCTGTGTCAGAGTGCCACGCCCACGGTACTAATTATTATTGTCAAGCCGGAGTTACAGAGTTTCGCATTGTTGGCTCCGAGACTGCCGCCTCATACACGGATTGCCATCCACACGGCGCAAAGAC GTACTGTGTAGGACCAAAGTCTGATGAGGTAGAAATTGTCCTTGCTGCCGCCACGGCACCTGCGGTAACAGCGTCCCCAACGGCGACTGGCAGTTCGAGCTTGACTGCCGTTAGCGCGTGCCATCTCCACGGGTCTGAGCT CCTTTGTATGCACGGGGCAACCGAGTATAAGGTCCACACAACTGTCACTGCTACTGCTACACAAGATCTCCCAGCACAGTTTACCGGTTGCCATGCCCATGGTGCTGAGACATACTGCAATGGCCCAACTGGGGAGGAAGTTGAGATCACCCTGGCCACCGCTGAGGAGGACCACGACGACCACGGTCATGAAGACTCGGAGGAACTTGATTGCCACTTCCACGCTGGCGTCGAGCATTGCGTCGGCAAAGGGGGCGAGAAGGTTGCCAACACCTGCGAAAGAACGCAGCGTGACTACAACATCAAGCTTCGTGTTGGCTTGTTGTTCGTCATGTTGGCTACCAGCTCCATCGGTGTCTTCACTCCCATTCTCATCTCATCCTTTGTGTCGCCCAACCACATCGTATTTACCATTCTCAGACAGTTCGGCACTGGCGTTATCATCTCAACCGCTTTTGTCCACCTCTACACTCATGCTGTACTAATGTTCCAGAACGAATGCCTCGGCAAGCTGCAGTACGAAGCCACAGCCTCTGCCATCCTCATGGCaggcatcttcctctccttcctcatcGAGTATCTTGGCGTTCGTTTCGTCCAATGGCACCAAGCCAAGCAACAGGCCCACAAGGCTGTTTCCAGCGACGGTGAGCAGCAAGGCCCGGCCCCAGGCAAAACCGACATGGTCAACATCACCGTTCTTGAAGCCGGCGTCATCTTCCACTCCCTTCTTATCGGCCTCACTGTAGTCGTCGCCGGTGATTCCTTCTTTGGCACCCTGTTTGCCGTCATTGTTTTCCACCAAATGTTCGAAGGCATCGCTCTTGGCACCCGCATCGCCGCCCTCGGTCACCCCAGCGCTGCCACCGCCCACAGCGGCGTTCACGGCCACGGTCACGGTCCGGGTCATGCGCACTACCACCCCGAGCCAAAGCCCGCCGCTGAGATCGCCCCCGCCGGAGAGATCGTTGCCCATGCTCCCAAGGAAGGCCACGACCACGAACACGGCCACGACTACCTCGCCCTCCCTGATGCGCACAAGACGGCCAAGAGCGGAAGCGTTTCGTCCTCCGAGAACAGCACCACTGCGGGCGAACTCACCCCTCACGTATCCATGTTCAAGAAGCTCATGCTTGCCTTGGCTTTCGCCTTGGTCACACCCATAGGCATGGGCATCGGTATCGGCGTTCTTCACACATTCAACGGCAACGACCCTTCGACTATCATCGCTATTGGCACCCTCGACGCCTTCTCAGCCGGTATCCTCGTGtgggttggtgtggtggagatgTGGGCTCACGACTGgatgttgggaggggagatgaCCAATTCTGGGCCGCTGAAGACCGCTCTGGGGTTGATTTCCATGGTGGTTGGCTTGGCGGTCATGAGCTTGTTGGGTAAATGGGCGTAA
- a CDS encoding uncharacterized protein (EggNog:ENOG503P6EY) → MKAVTYAALLLGALSTALGQTTADPGPSPTESIGCVPHNDHWDCEGPRVTDAVVTTGMATGAAPVVTTAAAHHDHDSDGDDHDHDHDHTDDEDDHTDAPGTGSIKPSPTESYGCEAHGDHWHCDGHRTASSTLIAVTTTNTGADSEAATTTSSTSTAGAAQITGLSLAAGVAAIIAMAL, encoded by the exons ATGAAGGCCGTCACGTATGCCGCTTTGCTGTTGGGTGCTCTGTCCACCGCTTTGGGGCAGACCACGGCCGATCCCGGACCATCCCCCACCGAGTCCATCGGCTGTGTGCCTCACAATGACCACTG GGACTGTGAGGGACCCAGGGTCACCGATGCTGTCGTGACTACCGGGATGGCCACTGGCGCGGCTCCTGTAGTCACCACGGCTGCAGCTCACCATGATCACGacagtgatggtgatgaccaTGACCATGATCATGACCACaccgacgatgaggatgaccaCACTGATGCTCCCGGCACTGGTAGCATCAAGCCCAGCCCTACCGAATCATATGGATGTGAGGCTCATGGAGATCACTGGCACTGCGATGGTCATCGTACTGCTTCGTCCACTCTTATCGCCGTTACTACTACAAACACCGGTGCCGACTCCGaggccgccaccaccacctcctccacctcgactgCTGGCGCTGCCCAGATCACTGGCCTCAGCCTTGCCGCCGGTGTTGCTGCCATCATTGCCATGGCTCTCTAA